In Nonomuraea sp. NBC_00507, the following are encoded in one genomic region:
- a CDS encoding GNAT family N-acetyltransferase: MRQVVWNRDRLGLRDVTEADVPALHAIYGDPTVTQHMPFAPRTLGEVADLVDEAMAAVCAQPRLLYVMAVVDAERRDLIGVARLSIESEHPHSAEIGFGLHPDVWGRGVGTDLVRLLLSFGFKELGLHRIWGARSPANLPAQLAMLTAGMVEEGRIRHHVHTPHGWRDSIVHSALEDEWIDR; the protein is encoded by the coding sequence ATGCGCCAGGTGGTGTGGAACAGGGATCGACTCGGCCTCCGTGACGTGACCGAGGCCGACGTGCCCGCGCTGCACGCCATCTACGGCGATCCCACCGTCACGCAGCACATGCCGTTCGCGCCGCGCACCTTGGGCGAGGTCGCGGACCTGGTGGACGAGGCCATGGCGGCGGTCTGTGCGCAGCCGCGGCTGCTCTACGTGATGGCCGTGGTCGACGCCGAGCGCCGCGACCTGATCGGGGTGGCCCGCCTGAGCATCGAGTCCGAGCACCCGCACAGTGCGGAGATCGGCTTCGGGCTCCACCCCGACGTGTGGGGCCGCGGAGTCGGCACGGACCTGGTGCGGCTGCTGCTGTCGTTCGGGTTCAAGGAGCTCGGGCTGCACCGGATCTGGGGTGCCCGGTCGCCGGCCAATCTGCCCGCGCAGCTGGCGATGCTGACGGCGGGGATGGTAGAGGAGGGCCGGATCCGGCACCACGTGCACACGCCGCACGGGTGGCGCGACTCGATCGTGCACTCGGCACTCGAGGACGAGTGGATCGATCGCTGA
- a CDS encoding glucoamylase family protein, which translates to MRKTVLSGLVVLALTVPAAPANADSTLHRYAKDTWRSMAAMVEPATGLPADKVTGDLKTRAKVTSPTNIGTYLWSTLTARDLRLITGQDAAARIGRVLTALERLERNAPTGQFYNWYDPATLQLVRTWPETGDPVRLFASSVDNGWLATALMMVRNATPHHAARANRLLTSMNFTSYYDPAARPDAGTGLLRGGFWPEPPDGCYVESDYAGTGTTVYSTCHHYGAPAETRIGQYVGIALGQIPRESYFGPYRTFPDNGCDFGWQEQKPVGSWKRYLGVNVWEGTYGYRGMRYVPNWGGSMFEALMPDLVVPEAAWAPRSWGRNHPVFVQAQIEHGLNEAKYGYWGFSPSNDPHGGYREYGVDPLGMDAPGYTSDRERTSTDPGYEGCRPAQPEPAAYGDGVVTPHASFLALPYAKAAAMDNLAKLRRDFDAYGPGGFYDAIAVRSGVVSKWYLALDQGMVMAALGNVLAGGNLHRYFAGSGVEAKLRPVMQLEEWDVR; encoded by the coding sequence ATGCGTAAGACCGTCCTGTCCGGCTTAGTCGTGCTGGCGCTCACGGTGCCGGCCGCTCCCGCGAACGCCGACAGCACGCTCCACCGCTACGCGAAGGACACCTGGCGGTCGATGGCCGCCATGGTCGAGCCGGCCACCGGCCTGCCCGCCGACAAGGTGACCGGCGACCTCAAGACCCGGGCGAAGGTCACCTCGCCCACCAACATCGGCACGTACCTGTGGAGCACGCTCACCGCCCGCGACCTGCGCCTGATCACCGGCCAGGATGCCGCCGCCAGGATCGGCCGGGTCCTCACGGCGCTGGAGCGGCTGGAGCGCAACGCCCCGACGGGCCAGTTCTACAACTGGTACGACCCCGCAACCCTCCAGCTCGTCCGCACCTGGCCGGAGACGGGCGACCCGGTCCGCCTGTTCGCCTCCAGCGTGGACAACGGCTGGCTGGCCACGGCCCTCATGATGGTCCGCAACGCCACCCCGCACCATGCCGCCCGCGCCAACCGGCTGCTGACCTCCATGAACTTCACGTCCTACTACGACCCGGCGGCCCGCCCCGACGCCGGCACGGGCCTGCTGCGCGGCGGCTTCTGGCCGGAGCCGCCCGACGGCTGCTACGTCGAGAGCGACTACGCCGGCACCGGCACGACCGTCTACTCCACCTGCCACCATTACGGCGCGCCCGCCGAAACCCGCATCGGCCAGTACGTGGGCATCGCGCTCGGCCAGATCCCGCGCGAGAGCTACTTCGGCCCGTACCGGACCTTCCCCGACAACGGCTGCGACTTCGGCTGGCAGGAACAGAAGCCGGTCGGCTCGTGGAAGCGGTATCTGGGCGTGAACGTCTGGGAGGGCACCTACGGCTACCGGGGCATGCGGTACGTCCCCAACTGGGGCGGCTCCATGTTCGAGGCCCTCATGCCCGACCTCGTCGTCCCCGAGGCGGCGTGGGCGCCGCGCAGCTGGGGCCGCAACCACCCGGTCTTCGTCCAGGCCCAGATCGAGCACGGGCTCAACGAGGCCAAGTACGGCTACTGGGGCTTCTCCCCGTCCAACGACCCGCACGGCGGCTACCGCGAGTACGGGGTGGACCCGCTCGGCATGGACGCGCCGGGCTACACCTCCGACCGCGAGCGCACCAGCACCGACCCCGGCTACGAGGGCTGCCGCCCCGCCCAGCCCGAGCCGGCCGCCTACGGCGACGGCGTGGTGACGCCGCACGCGAGCTTCCTGGCGCTGCCGTACGCGAAGGCCGCGGCCATGGACAACCTGGCCAAGCTGCGCCGCGACTTCGACGCCTACGGCCCCGGCGGCTTCTACGACGCGATCGCCGTCCGCTCCGGCGTGGTGTCGAAGTGGTACCTGGCCCTCGATCAGGGCATGGTCATGGCCGCCCTCGGCAACGTGCTCGCCGGCGGCAACCTGCACCGCTACTTCGCCGGCTCCGGTGTCGAGGCCAAGCTCCGCCCGGTGATGCAGCTCGAAGAATGGGATGTTCGATGA
- a CDS encoding tetratricopeptide repeat protein yields the protein MTDPAAALAARIERFEQAADPGLIWDPAALDEAEQAMRACAGDRSDAATWRLIGMLHLARYRLDQRTTQDAAIAGAFFAAVAVVDPGRLPEKLRGSGMPPGDSAGTWAGLLEEIFLHVDPAAYRHVGLLIHALVRRAVAHPTVDTADRLQQLLLQQAMRSADPSWAPGALALLGSGLVRLHGQTGARELIDAAVHVLFRAALGAPGEVAYRGELAAALALAAPGEEDLVRAYLAAAESAPGSRGRSQTLLALVELTRARAAGSVLDDDLLAFIRVGQCALDFWHEQWAHPGVLAPYAAGLLEWYVVTGDERSLEAGREMLDALGVAPGEPARGRGDSFAQVSDDSVGRLAADPIVRLGADPIARLALLAERRWRRYGVTGEQADLDVAIDAIREAVGPAPPGHPDRARLLATLANALLERAVVTGGDPTEPITAARAALAAHAQQDPARPEALLLLAQSLSLRLTPATADEAVTALRETLTFAEHLTLRADAYGRLSEVLQWRATHPAPAPPEGAGAEDVNDAVLAARQGLELAVKTSRDQAPAQRLLSHALLTRFSALGDARDLSEALALARNGDADLLNRLSAVLDGPPPAMDEHLVQAAVELALLTSDEDLTLKLLHFAEHQFDPAGERGQAPGDRGGFLLSAALRLAELGRLRAAKAVLARAAAAFDEAGERARTADALSRLGFNHAELDEPDQALEAYERSAAVYGALGETRSEARQLTGMGVVLLRAGDPARAVDRHLRAAALCAAAGLAAEEASHQAQAADACLAAGDPAAAVACAARAREMYLTLGERKPAATALIPAARAAVDQGDLTAAVERMTACAIELEAAGAWEDACRALDAHAVLLAGRGHRPQAAACEARVVEIVRRRGERREPADEWYRIARRRRATGDAAGARAAFELAEREYEAISHHDGSASVRYNLGVLAYTEGDAERALEEFGAAGETFARMRAPAKEAVALTMRAFCLAGLDRVDDALPELQRALELAVGEGDLDALFVATLHRAVLDLRRGEFAEAEERLHAALGPAVADPLKDGGGWSGPIGPAGR from the coding sequence ATGACCGATCCGGCCGCGGCGCTCGCCGCCCGCATCGAGCGGTTCGAACAGGCCGCGGATCCCGGGCTGATCTGGGATCCCGCGGCGCTGGACGAGGCCGAGCAGGCGATGCGGGCGTGCGCCGGCGACCGGTCCGACGCCGCCACCTGGCGCCTGATCGGCATGCTCCACCTGGCCCGCTACCGGCTCGACCAGCGGACCACGCAGGACGCCGCGATCGCGGGCGCCTTCTTCGCCGCCGTGGCCGTGGTCGACCCCGGGCGGCTGCCGGAGAAGCTGCGCGGCTCGGGCATGCCGCCCGGCGACTCGGCCGGCACGTGGGCCGGGCTGCTGGAGGAGATCTTCCTGCACGTGGACCCGGCCGCGTACCGGCACGTCGGGCTGCTCATCCACGCCTTGGTCCGCCGTGCGGTGGCCCACCCGACCGTGGACACCGCCGACCGGCTCCAGCAGCTGCTGTTACAGCAGGCCATGCGCTCGGCCGACCCGTCCTGGGCGCCCGGCGCGCTCGCGCTGCTCGGCAGCGGACTGGTCCGGCTGCACGGGCAGACGGGCGCGCGGGAGCTCATCGACGCCGCCGTGCACGTGCTGTTCAGGGCGGCCTTGGGGGCGCCCGGCGAGGTGGCCTACCGGGGGGAGCTGGCCGCGGCGCTCGCGTTGGCGGCGCCCGGCGAGGAGGACCTGGTCAGGGCCTACCTCGCGGCCGCGGAATCGGCGCCGGGCAGCCGCGGCAGGTCGCAGACGCTGCTGGCGCTCGTGGAGCTCACGCGGGCGCGGGCGGCCGGCTCGGTCCTGGACGACGACCTGCTGGCGTTCATCAGGGTGGGGCAGTGCGCGCTGGACTTCTGGCACGAGCAGTGGGCGCATCCCGGGGTGCTGGCGCCGTACGCGGCGGGGCTCCTCGAGTGGTACGTGGTCACGGGGGACGAGCGCTCGCTCGAGGCCGGCCGGGAGATGCTGGACGCCCTGGGCGTCGCCCCCGGCGAGCCGGCCCGCGGACGGGGGGACTCGTTCGCCCAGGTCAGTGACGATTCGGTGGGCCGCCTCGCCGCCGACCCGATCGTGCGCCTCGGCGCCGACCCGATCGCGCGGCTCGCACTGCTGGCCGAGCGCCGGTGGCGCCGCTACGGCGTCACCGGGGAGCAGGCCGACCTGGACGTGGCCATCGACGCCATCCGCGAAGCGGTCGGACCGGCCCCGCCCGGCCACCCCGACCGCGCCCGCCTGCTGGCCACCCTGGCGAACGCGCTGCTCGAGCGGGCCGTGGTCACCGGAGGCGACCCCACGGAGCCGATCACCGCCGCCCGCGCGGCCCTCGCCGCCCACGCCCAGCAGGACCCCGCCCGGCCCGAAGCACTCCTCCTGCTCGCCCAGTCCCTGAGCCTGCGCCTCACCCCCGCGACAGCGGACGAGGCGGTTACCGCACTGCGCGAGACCCTCACCTTCGCCGAACACCTGACGCTCCGCGCCGACGCCTACGGCCGCCTGTCGGAGGTGCTCCAATGGCGCGCCACCCACCCGGCCCCTGCGCCGCCCGAGGGAGCGGGGGCCGAGGACGTGAACGACGCCGTCCTGGCCGCCCGCCAAGGCCTCGAGCTGGCCGTGAAGACCTCCCGCGACCAGGCCCCCGCCCAGCGGCTGCTGTCCCACGCCCTGCTGACCCGCTTCTCCGCCCTGGGCGACGCCCGCGACCTGAGCGAAGCCCTGGCCCTGGCCAGGAACGGCGACGCCGACCTGCTGAACCGGCTGTCCGCCGTACTCGACGGCCCGCCGCCGGCGATGGACGAGCACCTCGTGCAGGCCGCCGTCGAGCTCGCGCTCCTGACCTCGGACGAGGACCTGACGCTCAAGCTCCTCCACTTCGCCGAGCACCAGTTCGACCCGGCCGGTGAACGCGGTCAGGCGCCGGGCGATCGCGGGGGGTTCCTGCTGTCCGCGGCGCTCCGACTGGCCGAGCTGGGCCGCCTCAGAGCCGCCAAGGCCGTGCTGGCCAGGGCGGCGGCCGCGTTCGACGAGGCTGGCGAGCGCGCCAGGACCGCCGACGCGCTCTCCAGGCTCGGCTTCAACCATGCGGAGCTGGACGAGCCGGACCAGGCCCTGGAGGCGTACGAACGTTCGGCGGCCGTCTACGGCGCCCTGGGCGAGACCCGATCCGAGGCCCGGCAGCTCACCGGCATGGGCGTCGTCCTCCTGCGGGCCGGCGACCCGGCCCGCGCCGTCGACCGGCACCTCCGCGCGGCCGCCCTGTGCGCAGCCGCCGGACTGGCCGCCGAGGAGGCGTCACACCAGGCCCAGGCGGCCGACGCCTGCCTGGCCGCCGGCGATCCGGCCGCGGCGGTGGCGTGCGCGGCCCGGGCCCGCGAGATGTACCTGACGCTGGGCGAGCGGAAACCGGCGGCCACCGCGCTGATCCCCGCCGCCCGCGCCGCCGTCGACCAGGGCGACCTCACCGCGGCGGTGGAGCGCATGACCGCCTGCGCCATCGAGCTGGAGGCCGCCGGGGCGTGGGAGGACGCCTGCCGGGCGCTCGACGCGCACGCCGTCCTGCTGGCCGGGCGCGGCCACCGCCCGCAGGCCGCCGCCTGCGAGGCCCGCGTGGTGGAGATCGTACGGCGGAGGGGGGAGCGCCGGGAGCCCGCCGACGAGTGGTACCGCATCGCGCGACGCCGCCGGGCCACCGGCGACGCCGCGGGCGCCAGGGCCGCCTTCGAGCTGGCGGAACGCGAGTACGAGGCGATCAGCCACCATGACGGCTCCGCCTCGGTCCGCTACAACCTGGGCGTGCTCGCGTACACGGAGGGTGATGCCGAGCGGGCGCTGGAGGAGTTCGGGGCGGCGGGGGAGACGTTCGCCCGGATGCGGGCGCCCGCCAAGGAGGCGGTCGCCCTGACCATGCGCGCCTTCTGCCTGGCCGGCCTGGATCGGGTGGACGACGCCCTGCCGGAGCTGCAACGGGCGCTGGAGCTGGCCGTCGGCGAAGGCGACCTCGACGCCCTCTTCGTCGCCACCCTGCACCGCGCCGTGCTCGACCTGCGGCGGGGCGAGTTCGCGGAGGCGGAGGAGCGCCTGCACGCAGCCCTCGGCCCGGCCGTCGCCGACCCGCTAAAGGATGGCGGTGGTTGGTCGGGGCCGATCGGTCCGGCGGGGAGGTGA
- a CDS encoding GH39 family glycosyl hydrolase has translation MSNTPAHRDWQDRIGQASGEIAAASRPDLEAPTGLRAVPGAGAVTLTWDPVPGAIGYLVHRDGEPIGQPDVDVPAVPSCRYVDTGRGAADYAVAAISAMDTIGPLSPAVEAGPAASAREVSVHVDARRTSGDLPRPWKLMVGSEHLSYLLNTEETGGRPIGEELTEALRITRDELGVETVRAHGILCDDLGVYKQGNVYDFSGVDRVYDTVTGLGLRPVVELGFMPRDLAADPSKTVFGYEAIISPPKDFEAWGDLVRALVEHLAARYGIHELIDHWAFEVWNEPNLAVFWSGTPEEYFLLYDVTAAAVKNVHPDLRVGGPASAANGWIEELLAHVAESGAALDFLSTHTYGNAPLDWRPALARHGRDIPIWWTEWGPTPTHFHGIGDGPFGAAFLLHGMKSAAGRIGALSHWVASDHFEELGRPPRLFHGGFGLLTVGNLRKPRFHALALAARLGDAELPATLEGDVAGVEAWAARHDDGRIGVLLWNGTLNHSQATGAPELARTITLTVDGLDGRPRTLTHHRIDHDHSTIEAVWHAMGGGDWPADEQWDKLRAANTLDELDPPATVTGTGVTLRFDLPMPGVSFIELSG, from the coding sequence TTGAGTAACACGCCCGCCCATCGCGACTGGCAGGACCGCATCGGCCAGGCGTCCGGCGAGATCGCCGCGGCCTCCCGGCCCGACCTGGAGGCCCCGACCGGCCTCCGGGCGGTGCCCGGCGCCGGCGCCGTGACGCTGACCTGGGATCCCGTGCCCGGCGCCATCGGCTACCTGGTGCACAGGGACGGGGAGCCGATCGGGCAGCCAGACGTGGACGTGCCGGCCGTCCCGTCCTGCCGGTACGTCGACACGGGCCGGGGGGCGGCGGACTACGCGGTGGCCGCCATCTCCGCGATGGACACGATCGGGCCCTTGTCCCCGGCGGTCGAGGCCGGGCCCGCCGCGTCCGCCCGGGAGGTCTCCGTCCACGTGGACGCCCGGCGGACGAGCGGTGACCTGCCGCGCCCCTGGAAGCTCATGGTGGGCTCGGAGCACCTGTCGTACCTCCTCAACACCGAGGAGACCGGCGGGCGGCCCATCGGCGAGGAGCTGACCGAGGCGCTGCGGATCACGCGGGACGAGCTCGGCGTCGAGACGGTGCGGGCGCACGGCATCCTCTGCGACGACCTGGGCGTGTACAAGCAGGGAAACGTCTACGACTTCAGCGGCGTGGACCGGGTCTATGACACCGTCACCGGCCTGGGCCTGCGCCCGGTCGTGGAGCTCGGGTTCATGCCGCGGGACCTGGCCGCCGACCCGTCCAAGACCGTGTTCGGCTATGAGGCGATCATCTCGCCGCCCAAGGACTTCGAGGCGTGGGGCGATCTGGTGCGGGCCCTGGTCGAGCACCTGGCCGCCCGGTACGGCATCCACGAGCTGATCGACCACTGGGCCTTCGAGGTGTGGAACGAGCCCAACCTGGCCGTTTTCTGGTCCGGCACGCCCGAGGAGTATTTCCTGCTCTACGACGTCACCGCCGCCGCCGTGAAGAACGTGCACCCCGACCTGCGCGTCGGCGGCCCCGCCTCGGCCGCGAACGGCTGGATCGAGGAGCTGCTCGCCCACGTCGCCGAGTCCGGGGCGGCACTCGACTTCCTGTCCACGCACACCTACGGCAACGCCCCGCTCGACTGGCGCCCGGCGCTGGCCAGGCACGGGCGGGACATCCCCATCTGGTGGACCGAGTGGGGTCCCACGCCGACCCACTTCCACGGCATCGGCGACGGGCCGTTCGGGGCGGCGTTCCTGCTGCACGGCATGAAGTCGGCCGCGGGCAGGATCGGCGCGCTGTCGCACTGGGTGGCCTCCGACCACTTCGAGGAGCTGGGCCGCCCGCCCCGGCTCTTCCATGGCGGCTTCGGCCTCCTCACCGTCGGCAACCTGCGCAAACCCCGCTTCCACGCACTCGCGCTCGCCGCCCGCCTCGGCGACGCCGAGCTGCCGGCCACGTTGGAGGGGGACGTGGCCGGCGTGGAGGCGTGGGCGGCCCGGCACGACGACGGCCGGATCGGCGTGCTGCTCTGGAATGGCACGCTCAACCACTCCCAGGCGACCGGCGCCCCCGAGCTGGCCCGCACGATCACCCTGACCGTCGACGGCCTGGACGGCCGCCCACGCACGCTCACCCACCACCGCATCGACCACGATCACTCCACCATCGAGGCCGTCTGGCACGCTATGGGGGGTGGAGACTGGCCGGCGGACGAGCAGTGGGACAAACTCCGCGCCGCCAACACCCTCGACGAGCTGGACCCGCCCGCCACGGTCACCGGCACCGGTGTCACGCTGCGCTTCGACCTGCCCATGCCGGGGGTGTCCTTCATCGAGCTGTCGGGCTGA